In Acidobacteriota bacterium, the genomic window CAGGAAGGCTTCGCTCAATCCCGCTGGGAGGAGTACAAGCAGGGCACCCAGGAGCGCTGGAAGGAGCGCATGCGCCAGAACCAGGGACTCAGCGACGAGGAGCGGGCAGCCGCCAACAAGCAGCGGATGCAGCAGTGGATGCTGGAGGACTCCCAGCTCCGTTCCAAAGTGCAGGAAGAGATTGCCGCCTACCAGCGCCGCCTCACCGAAGAACGCCGCAACCAACTGGCCCTCCAGGAACGCCTGGCCTTGACCCTGGCCCGCGTCTCTCCTGCGGCGGCCTTTCAGCTCACCGCCATGAACCTGGCCGACACCGACATCCACCTCAAGCCGCGGGCCGAGGACGCCATGCGCAGCTATCGCGACGAGTTGCTGGAGTTGGCCGAGGAAAAGGCCGGCAAGCAGGGCGATGCCATGGGGCACTCCATGTCCTTCTCGTTCACCACCCGCTCCGCGCCTGAGAAGGCGGATGGCGATGAGGC contains:
- a CDS encoding DUF3526 domain-containing protein, which produces QEGFAQSRWEEYKQGTQERWKERMRQNQGLSDEERAAANKQRMQQWMLEDSQLRSKVQEEIAAYQRRLTEERRNQLALQERLALTLARVSPAAAFQLTAMNLADTDIHLKPRAEDAMRSYRDELLELAEEKAGKQGDAMGHSMSFSFTTRSAPEKADGDEAAPQSSEGSAKPFRMSFSGGGQDSPTLNPAEVPAYAPPKRTLKEAVAPSIIDLGLLSLYSLAAFAGAFLAFLRYDVR